A genomic segment from Candidatus Dependentiae bacterium encodes:
- a CDS encoding DUF4870 domain-containing protein, which translates to MKQQISKSDRILAMITHLTSLVGSFIIPLIIFLLKKDESRFIDCNSREVINAHINAIVLCIGFLSISILMVGTQAGPISGFLALGFIVMLPVIAFVYTVSFIVGAIKAYNGKCFRYPVVFKLLVKRDHH; encoded by the coding sequence ATGAAACAACAAATTTCAAAATCAGATCGTATTTTGGCAATGATTACTCATCTTACCTCACTTGTAGGCAGCTTTATTATACCGCTCATTATTTTTCTGCTTAAAAAAGATGAGTCTCGATTTATTGACTGTAACAGCAGAGAAGTTATCAATGCGCATATCAATGCAATTGTACTGTGTATAGGCTTCTTATCTATAAGTATACTTATGGTTGGCACTCAAGCTGGACCAATTAGTGGATTTTTAGCATTAGGATTTATCGTAATGCTGCCAGTTATTGCTTTTGTATACACCGTTTCATTTATCGTTGGCGCAATAAAAGCATATAATGGTAAATGCTTCAGATATCCAGTAGTTTTTAAACTTTTAGTTAAACGAGATCATCATTAA
- a CDS encoding AAA family ATPase, with translation MMNTQQFTNATQELLNNAARIAKQQNNPTLEPIHTLHAGLEHQFYQSFFKHINISTSELKKIIQQEVGRLPTAQDTQLGIGNSMEQFLKTCTNEADELGDTFISLEHILLGWVTSDYIPHAIKIFFNANNITKQIVVNYMNELRQNKKATSKNAEETYQILQKYCINITEHAQNGKLDPVIGRHEEIRRVIQILSRRTKNNPVLIGQPGVGKTAIVEGIAQRIINNDVPENLHGKTIYALDLGLLLAGTKYQGEFEERIKNILKEIEEHQDRIILFIDELHMLVGAGSTGGGMDASNLLKPALARGILHCIGATTLAEYKKYIEKDAALERRFQRVLVEEPSVPDAISILRGLKERYELHHGVRIKDQALVSAVELSAKNIPGRFLPDKAIDLVDEAAAKVQMSINSQPEELDKIERHITQLEIEKVALTKEKDNQTAQQRLKNLERELSNYKQEQQQLRQQWEAEKKPLEVIGKLKEQIEQATQQFEQAQRAGDYAKASEIKYGKIAELEKKLIHEQEQLKQLDTHLIKQEVDEHDIAAVLAQWTKIPARKLEQTETQKLLEMKKALGQRVIGQDEALAQVTNAIQMHRAGLTDQNRPIGSFLFLGPTGVGKTEIAKTLADFLFNDANKLIRIDMSEYMEKHAVARLIGAPPGYVGYEEGGQLTEQVRRQPYSVILFDEIEKAHPDVFNIFLQILDEGHLTDAQGNTVSFKNCIIIMTSNIGSDILLSTDELSDTVKEGIKELLHKTFRPEFLNRIDAITFFRKLSQENIQQIAKVKIQELITRLAQKHVTLSITTSALKEVAIRGYNPEFGARPLTRSIQQYIMQPLAHERLKNPEAKSLTIDYKGSNFIVS, from the coding sequence ATGATGAATACACAACAATTTACAAATGCAACACAAGAATTATTAAACAATGCAGCACGCATTGCTAAACAGCAAAACAACCCAACACTTGAACCAATACACACGTTACATGCTGGGCTTGAACATCAATTTTATCAATCATTTTTTAAGCATATAAATATATCAACTTCGGAATTAAAAAAAATCATACAGCAAGAGGTTGGTCGGTTACCCACAGCTCAAGACACACAGCTAGGCATTGGTAATTCAATGGAACAATTTTTGAAAACCTGTACAAACGAAGCTGATGAATTAGGCGACACATTTATTAGCCTTGAACATATATTGCTTGGTTGGGTAACATCAGATTACATACCACACGCGATCAAAATATTTTTCAATGCTAATAACATCACGAAACAAATTGTTGTGAATTATATGAATGAACTCAGACAAAATAAAAAAGCTACAAGTAAAAATGCCGAAGAAACCTATCAAATATTGCAAAAATATTGCATCAACATAACCGAGCACGCGCAAAATGGCAAACTTGATCCCGTTATTGGTCGGCATGAAGAAATACGACGCGTTATACAAATACTCTCGCGCAGAACAAAAAACAATCCAGTGCTAATTGGCCAACCTGGTGTTGGTAAAACTGCTATTGTAGAAGGTATTGCACAACGCATTATCAATAACGATGTACCAGAAAATTTACATGGCAAAACAATTTATGCATTAGACCTTGGCCTGTTGTTGGCAGGTACCAAATATCAAGGTGAATTCGAAGAGCGCATTAAAAATATTTTAAAAGAAATCGAAGAGCATCAAGATCGTATTATTTTGTTTATCGATGAGTTACATATGCTAGTGGGCGCCGGATCTACTGGCGGCGGTATGGATGCATCGAATTTATTAAAACCAGCACTTGCACGCGGTATATTGCATTGCATTGGCGCAACAACTCTTGCTGAGTATAAAAAATATATAGAAAAAGATGCAGCGCTTGAACGACGCTTTCAACGAGTATTAGTAGAAGAACCTTCAGTGCCAGATGCTATTTCTATTTTGCGTGGTTTAAAAGAACGTTATGAATTGCACCATGGCGTACGCATAAAAGATCAAGCATTGGTATCAGCGGTTGAACTATCTGCAAAAAATATTCCTGGTAGATTTTTGCCAGATAAAGCGATCGATTTGGTGGATGAAGCCGCAGCAAAAGTACAAATGTCTATAAACTCACAACCAGAAGAGTTGGATAAAATCGAACGCCATATTACACAACTAGAGATAGAAAAAGTTGCACTTACAAAAGAAAAAGATAACCAAACAGCACAGCAAAGACTCAAAAATTTGGAAAGAGAGTTAAGCAATTATAAACAAGAACAACAACAACTACGCCAACAATGGGAAGCAGAAAAAAAACCTCTTGAAGTTATTGGAAAACTCAAGGAACAAATTGAGCAGGCAACACAACAGTTCGAGCAGGCACAACGAGCTGGTGATTACGCAAAAGCATCAGAAATAAAATACGGCAAAATTGCCGAACTTGAAAAAAAACTCATACATGAACAAGAGCAACTTAAACAACTTGATACACATCTGATTAAACAAGAAGTTGACGAGCACGATATTGCAGCCGTTCTTGCACAATGGACAAAGATTCCTGCACGCAAATTAGAGCAAACAGAAACACAAAAACTTCTTGAAATGAAAAAAGCCCTAGGTCAACGCGTTATTGGTCAAGATGAAGCACTTGCACAGGTAACTAATGCTATACAAATGCATCGTGCTGGTTTGACAGATCAAAATAGACCTATTGGATCATTTTTATTTTTGGGGCCAACTGGAGTGGGTAAAACAGAAATTGCCAAAACACTTGCTGACTTCTTATTTAATGATGCAAACAAACTTATTCGTATCGATATGTCTGAATATATGGAAAAACATGCAGTAGCTCGTTTAATTGGCGCTCCTCCTGGCTATGTTGGATATGAAGAAGGTGGCCAATTGACCGAGCAAGTTCGTCGACAACCATACAGTGTTATTTTGTTTGATGAAATAGAAAAGGCACATCCAGATGTTTTTAATATATTTTTACAAATTCTTGATGAAGGACATTTAACTGACGCACAAGGCAATACTGTTTCCTTTAAAAACTGCATTATTATTATGACATCAAACATTGGATCCGATATTCTCCTAAGCACTGATGAATTAAGCGATACCGTCAAAGAAGGAATAAAAGAGCTATTACACAAAACATTCCGCCCAGAATTTTTAAACAGAATTGATGCAATTACCTTCTTTAGAAAATTGTCACAAGAAAATATACAGCAGATCGCTAAAGTAAAAATACAAGAATTAATCACACGATTAGCACAAAAACATGTTACACTCTCTATAACAACTAGTGCTCTCAAAGAAGTTGCTATACGTGGTTACAATCCCGAATTTGGTGCACGTCCACTTACCCGTTCCATCCAACAATATATTATGCAACCACTTGCACATGAGCGACTTAAAAATCCCGAGGCAAAGAGCCTAACTATTGACTATAAGGGAAGTAATTTTATAGTTTCATAG
- a CDS encoding GIY-YIG nuclease family protein, with the protein MKKTKKVHSILPSFIKKTADSTIEKVLPNAPGVYLFKNNNNQVIYIGKANSIRKRVHSYFNKKHDDWKINTIMHDYAALEYILTNNEIEALLLEAQLIRQHQPKCNTLLKDGQPFLYILFTKNNMELVRNKKKKGKYIGPFLHKKSTRRAFKFLTETFKLNVCNKHIENGCLDYHIGNCAGSCKKNFDINGYNIRLNLAYQTIKQNKKSFIRSINKEIQNYNTYFEFEKAKHLYGYIQNIDIIFDTLKTKFSERKFEDQIFAATAPTALVQSRKKLAQDLQQFLNLNMPVHSIDCFDISHFQSSFIVGSCIRFTDGMPDKNKFRRFKINSLMQQNDYAALQEIVCRRYRHGDFPSLILIDGGKGQLNIVAPLVGNTPCISLAKPNSHKHTVDRIFLSDTKKSIPLDLHTNIGKALIALRDYAHHFAITYHRYRRGKQL; encoded by the coding sequence ATGAAAAAAACAAAAAAAGTGCACTCAATACTACCTTCATTTATCAAAAAGACAGCTGATAGCACAATAGAAAAAGTATTACCCAATGCACCAGGTGTGTACCTCTTCAAAAATAATAACAACCAAGTTATTTATATTGGCAAAGCAAACTCAATCAGAAAAAGAGTACACTCGTATTTTAATAAAAAACATGATGATTGGAAGATTAATACGATAATGCATGATTATGCCGCTCTTGAATATATACTCACAAATAATGAAATTGAGGCATTACTTCTTGAAGCACAGTTGATCCGTCAGCATCAGCCAAAATGCAATACGCTTTTAAAAGACGGACAACCATTTTTGTATATTTTATTTACAAAAAACAACATGGAGCTTGTGCGAAATAAGAAGAAAAAGGGAAAATACATCGGACCATTTTTACATAAAAAATCAACACGACGCGCATTCAAATTTTTAACTGAAACGTTCAAACTTAATGTGTGTAATAAGCATATTGAAAATGGCTGCCTTGATTATCACATTGGTAACTGTGCCGGTAGCTGCAAAAAAAATTTTGATATCAATGGTTATAATATTCGATTGAACCTTGCCTATCAAACAATTAAACAAAATAAAAAGTCATTTATTAGATCAATCAACAAAGAAATTCAGAATTACAACACTTATTTTGAATTTGAAAAAGCAAAACACCTATATGGATATATACAAAATATTGATATTATTTTTGATACACTTAAAACAAAATTCTCTGAACGCAAATTTGAAGATCAGATTTTTGCAGCTACTGCACCCACAGCCCTCGTACAAAGCAGAAAGAAACTTGCACAAGACTTGCAGCAGTTTTTAAATTTAAATATGCCAGTACACTCAATTGATTGTTTTGATATTTCGCATTTTCAAAGTAGCTTTATTGTCGGCTCATGTATACGCTTTACTGATGGCATGCCAGATAAAAATAAATTCAGGCGATTTAAAATCAATAGCTTAATGCAACAAAACGATTATGCTGCGCTGCAAGAAATTGTCTGCCGTCGTTACCGACACGGTGATTTTCCCAGTCTTATTTTAATTGACGGCGGCAAAGGGCAACTTAATATAGTTGCACCTCTTGTCGGCAATACCCCATGCATCAGCTTAGCAAAGCCCAATTCCCATAAGCATACTGTTGACCGTATTTTTTTAAGCGATACAAAAAAATCAATTCCATTAGACCTACATACAAATATAGGTAAAGCATTGATTGCATTGCGAGATTATGCACACCATTTTGCTATAACGTATCATAGATATAGAAGAGGTAAGCAGCTGTAA